The proteins below are encoded in one region of Ricinus communis isolate WT05 ecotype wild-type chromosome 6, ASM1957865v1, whole genome shotgun sequence:
- the LOC8270736 gene encoding MLO-like protein 12 encodes MAETAAKERSLEETPTWAVAIVCLVMIVISVLIEHAIHMIEKWFKKIHKPALAEALEKIKAELMLMGFISLLLTALQGPISEICISESVASTWHPCNKQQEETKAAAEEINASKNRRRLLRFLDGSAGESTRRFLAAKSGADNCPSGKVPFVSAYGIDQLHYFIFVLAVVHILYCIITYILGSIKMRKWKAWEDETKTIEYQYHNDPERFRFARDTSFGRRHMNLWSRSPVFVWIVCFFRQFFGSVTKVDYLTLRHGFITAHLAPGSETKFDFQKYIKRSLEDDFKVVVGITPTIWFVACLLLLTSTHGWYAYLWLPFIPLIIILVIGAKLQVIITRMGLRIQERGDVVKGAPVVEPGDDLFWFGRPRLILFLIHLCLFQNAFQLAFFAWSVWKIGPKSCYHDKTEDIVIKITMGVIIQVLCSYVTLPLYALVTQMGSSMRPTIFNDRVAAALKNWHHTAKKHAKHSKHSENHTPMSSRPTTPTYGMSPVHLLHNYRISTAPDSSQASPRNSNHGAENWDPEALNSVHNHEADEVENYARTVREENVAAVPEPSSMELPPAPGSIRTQHEVGISVREFTFRKG; translated from the exons ATGGCTGAGACTGCAGCTAAAGAGCGTTCTTTAGAGGAGACGCCGACATGGGCTGTTGCTATTGTTTGCCTTGTCATGATTGTTATTTCAGTCCTGATTGAGCATGCAATTCATATGATAGAAAAG TGGTTTAAGAAGATTCATAAACCAGCTCTAGCAGAAGCACttgaaaagattaaagcaG AGCTGATGCTTATGGGATTTATATCCTTGCTTCTGACAGCACTACAAGGTCCTATATCTGAAATTTGCATTTCAGAAAGTGTTGCATCTACTTGGCATCCTTGCAATAAGCAGCAAGAGGAGACTAAGGCAGCAGCAGAAGAAATAAATGCTAGCAAAAATCGTCGAAGGCTTCTACGGTTCCTGGATGGCAGTGCTGGTGAAAGTACTAGACGTTTTTTAGCAGCTAAATCTGGTGCTGATAATTGTCCAAGT GGTAAAGTTCCCTTTGTATCAGCATATGGGATTGATCAGTTGCACTACTTCATCTTTGTATTAGCAGTTGTTCATATTCTCTACtgtataattacatatattttaggCAGTATCAAG ATGAGAAAGTGGAAGGCTTGGGAGGATGAGACAAAAACAATTGAATACCAATACCATAATG ATCCAGAGAGGTTTAGATTCGCAAGGGATACATCGTTCGGGCGGAGACATATGAACTTATGGAGTAGGTCACCAGTTTTCGTATGGATT GTGTGCTTCTTCAGACAGTTCTTTGGATCAGTTACTAAGGTTGATTACTTGACATTAAGGCATGGATTTATCACG GCACATTTGGCTCCTGGAAGTGAAACAAAATTTGATTTccaaaaatacattaaaagaTCACTCGAGGACGACTTTAAAGTTGTGGTGGGGATCACTCCAACTATATGGTTTGTTGCCTGTCTGTTGCTGCTGACCAGTACACATG GTTGGTATGCTTATCTATGGCTGCCGTTTATCCCCCTAATT ATAATCCTAGTAATAGGGGCTAAGCTACAAGTGATCATTACTCGAATGGGCCTAAGGATTCAAGAAAGAGGAGATGTTGTTAAGGGTGCTCCAGTTGTCGAACCAGGCGATGATCTCTTCTGGTTCGGACGCCCGCGCCTCATTCTCTTCCTCATTCACTTGTGTCTCTTTCAG AATGCGTTTCAGCTTGCTTTCTTCGCATGGAGTGTG TGGAAAATTGGTCCGAAATCTTGCTACCATGACAAAACAGAAGATATTGTAATCAAGATCACAATGGG GGTCATCATACAAGTTCTATGCAGTTACGTGACTCTGCCTCTTTATGCTCTAGTGACACAG ATGGGCTCAAGCATGAGACCGACGATCTTTAATGACCGAGTAGCAGCAGCACTTAAGAATTGGCATCATACAGCAAAGAAACATGCTAAACACAGCAAGCATTCTGAGAATCATACACCAATGTCGAGCAGACCAACAACTCCTACATACGGCATGTCACCAGTTCATTTGTTGCATAACTACCGTATCAGCACTGCTCCTGATAGCTCACAAGCTTCTCCAAGGAACTCTAACCATGGCGCTGAGAATTGGGATCCAGAAGCATTGAATTCTGTACACAATCATGAAGCTGATGAAGTTGAAAATTATGCAAGAACTGTTAGGGAAGAAAATGTAGCAGCAGTTCCAGAACCAAGCTCAATGGAATTGCCTCCAGCCCCAGGTTCCATACGTACTCAACATGAAGTTGGCATTAGCGTACGAGAGTTCACATTCAGGAAAGGATAA
- the LOC8280813 gene encoding serine carboxypeptidase-like 28, whose amino-acid sequence MGMLIKFSSCSFLLALSFATLLLSTISARLISNKEEQERDRIIKLPGQPPNVYFSQYSGYVTVDPLAGRALFYWLIEAPKMARPKSKPLVLWLNGGPGCSSVAYGASEEVGPFRVRSDGKTLYLNPYTWNKVANLLFLDSPAGVGFSYSNTSSDIYAVGDKRTSQDAYKFLINWFKRFPQYNHRPFYIAGESYAGHYIPELSQIIVRRNKGIKNPVINFQGFLLGNPLIDDYYDNIGTHEYWWNHGLISDSTYEDLKKSCTNETFLFPKNECYDALDQAYSEFGDINPYSIYSPPCYDSATQIHHLNSSLPWKFRGNDECVVMNTKRYMNLPEVQKALHANITLIPHPWVTCSSAIRGNWSDSPKSMLPIFKELIAAGIRIWVFSGDTDAVLPLTATRYSINALNLSINTNWYAWYDDHQQVGGWSQVYKGLTYVTVRGAGHEVPLTQPQLALSLFKQFLQNQPMPAAFWP is encoded by the exons ATGGGAATGCTCATCAAGTTCTCTTCTTGCTCTTTCCTCCTTGCCTTGAGTTTTGCTACTCTTTTGCTTTCTACTATTTCTGCAAGGTTGATCTCCAATAAAGAGGAGCAAGAAAGGGATAGGATCATCAAGCTACCAGGGCAACCACCAAATGTATACTTCTCTCAATACTCTGGCTATGTCACTGTGGACCCATTAGCAGGCCGAGCCTTATTTTATTGGTTGATTGAGGCTCCCAAGATGGCCCGACCCAAATCAAAGCCGCTTGTTTTATGGCTCAACGGTGGTCCCGGTTGCTCATCTGTAGCCTATGGTGCTTCTGAGGAGGTCGGCCCATTTCGGGTCCGATCTGATGGCAAAACTCTCTATTTGAATCCTTATACTTGGAATAAAg TGGCCAATTTGCTGTTTCTTGATTCCCCAGCAGGCGTTGGATTTTCTTATTCAAACACTTCATCAGATATATATGCAGTTGGTGACAAGAGGACat CTCAGGATGCATATAAATTTCTCATTAACTGGTTCAAGAGATTCCCTCAATACAACCACAGGCCCTTCTACATTGCTGGAGAAAGCTATGCAG GCCATTATATTCCTGAGTTATCACAGATTATCGTCCGCCGAAATAAGGGAATCAAGAATCCTGTCATTAATTTTCAAGGTTTCCtg TTGGGCAATCCACTGATCGATGATTACTATGACAACATAGGGACGCATGAGTACTGGTGGAACCATGGATTGATATCAGATTCAACATATGAAGATCTGAAGAAATCATGCACCAATGAGACCTTTTTGTTCCCCAAAAATGAGTGCTACGATGCTTTAGATCAAGCCTATTCTGAGTTTGGAGATATCAACCCTTATAGCATTTACAGCCCTCCTTGCTATGACAGTGCCACTCAGATCCACCACCTAAACTCTTCACTG ccaTGGAAATTCAGAGGAAATGATGAATGTGTGGTGATGAACACAAAAAGATATATGAATCTGCCAGAGGTGCAAAAGGCTCTTCATGCCAACATTACCCTCATTCCTCATCCTTGGGTCACTTGCAG TTCTGCAATTAGAGGCAATTGGAGTGATTCTCCTAAATCAATGTTGCCAATATTCAAAGAACTTATAGCAGCTGGAATCAGAATTTGGGTCTTCAG TGGCGACACGGATGCGGTTTTGCCCCTGACTGCAACGCGTTACTCCATTAATGCTCTGAACCTCAGCATCAACACAAACTGGTATGCTTGGTACGATGATCATCAACAG GTTGGAGGTTGGAGCCAAGTTTACAAGGGATTGACATATGTGACAGTAAGGGGAGCAGGGCATGAAGTTCCTCTCACACAGCCTCAACTTGCATTATCACTATTTAAGCAATTCTTGCAAAATCAGCCCATGCCTGCTGCATTTTGGccttag
- the LOC8280814 gene encoding tetraspanin-6 produces MYRFSNTVIGFLNLFTLLASIPIIGGGLWMAKSSTTCESFLQTPLLVVGFVVLIISLAGFIGACFHVAWALWVYLVVMLFLIATLMGLTIFGFVVTSQGGGVDVPGRVYKEYRLEDYSPWLRDRVKDPDYWRTIRSCILGSRTCAKLASWTPLDYMEKDMSHIQSGCCKPPTSCNYNMATLVPQDPDCYRWNNSPTLLCYECDSCKAGVLEDVRRDWHKLSVLNIVMLVLLIGIYSIGCCAFRNTRRAETDYPYGENRMTKVRPRWDYYWWRWLHDKREQLY; encoded by the exons ATGTACAGGTTTAGCAACACAGTCATAGGTTTCTTGAATCTTTTCACTCTCTTAGCATCAATACCAATAATTGGTGGAGGATTATGGATGGCAAAGAGTAGCACTACTTGTGAAAGTTTCCTTCAAACTCCACTTCTAGTAGTGGGTTTTGTGGTGCTCATAATTTCATTAGCTGGTTTCATTGGAGCTTGCTTCCATGTAGCATGGGCACTTTGGGTTTACTTAGTAGTGATGTTGTTCCTTATTGCAACCTTAATGGGTCTAACTATTTTTGGGTTTGTCGTTACAAGCCAAGGTGGTGGTGTTGATGTTCCTGGTAGGGTTTACAAAGAGTACAGACTTGAAGATTATTCTCCTTGGTTGAGAGATAGGGTTAAGGATCCTGACTATTGGAGAACCATCAGAAGCTGCATATTGGGTTCAAGGACTTGTGCCAAACTTGCTTCTTGGACTCCTCTTGATTATATGGAAAAAGACATGTCTCATATCCag TCTGGATGTTGCAAGCCACCAACATCATGTAATTACAACATGGCAACACTGGTGCCCCAAGACCCAGATTGCTATAGATGGAATAATTCCCCAACTTTACTGTGCTATGAGTGTGATTCTTGCAAAGCTGGAGTTCTTGAAGATGTGAGAAGGGATTGGCACAAGCTTTCTGTCCTTAACATAGTAATGCTAGTGCTTCTAATTGGAATTTACTCAATAGGATGCTGTGCTTTCAGAAATACAAGAAGGGCTGAAACTGATTACCCTTATGGTGAAAACAGGATGACCAAAGTCAGACCCAGATGGGATTATTATTG GTGGAGATGGTTACATGACAAGAGAGAACAGCTTTACTAG